A region from the Actinoplanes sp. OR16 genome encodes:
- the rpsH gene encoding 30S ribosomal protein S8 → MTMTDPIADMLTRLRNANQAYHDKVTMPYSKIKANIAEVLKAEGYIASWTSEEPEEGAVGKRLVVELKYGQNRERSLAGIKRVSKPGLRVYAKSDELPRVLGGLGVAIISTSQGLLTDKQARKRSVGGEVLAFVW, encoded by the coding sequence ATGACGATGACGGACCCGATCGCAGACATGCTCACGCGTCTGCGTAACGCCAACCAGGCGTACCACGACAAGGTGACGATGCCCTACTCGAAGATCAAGGCGAACATCGCCGAGGTCCTCAAGGCTGAGGGTTACATCGCCTCGTGGACGTCTGAGGAGCCCGAGGAGGGCGCGGTCGGCAAGCGTCTGGTCGTTGAGCTCAAGTACGGCCAGAACCGTGAGCGCAGCCTCGCCGGCATCAAGCGCGTCTCGAAGCCCGGCCTGCGGGTTTACGCCAAGTCCGACGAGCTTCCCCGCGTGCTCGGTGGTCTCGGTGTCGCGATCATTTCGACGTCCCAGGGACTGCTGACCGACAAGCAGGCCCGCAAGCGGAGCGTTGGCGGGGAAGTCCTCGCCTTCGTCTGGTAA